CTTGGAGGTGGCACATAAAGCCGGAGCCGAGTGGCCAGGGCGAGGGTGAAACTGTAGAGAACTGACTGAATGCCATGCTAAGGAGCTGGAATTTTACTGAAGGTGACAGATTATATGATCAGACTTGCATTTTAGTACCCTGACTCCAGGCATTTTTGGATATGGTAAGGTTGAAGTACTCGCTGGACCTTTGGTAAGAACTGTTGCTAAATTGAAAACACTATCTGTAACTGCAGAATGGCCCTGGGATTAATTTGAACAATTTACACAATGCCCATTTTAGTTCCTGCATCTcacttatttttcaattttcaatcttCACAACTACCCTTAGGTACCaatacaaagaaactgaggcagagacagTACCTTGTTGAAGCTGATTAAGTGGTCAAGCCTGGCTCTGAATTCAAGTCTTGAGCCCATATTCCCACTCATTTTCTACTGCCTCTGTAGCAAAACAtgggacattttcttttttcccttcagggTGGCCAAAGCTCAATTATGGAAGCAATAgtggcttctcttgaaaatgaATCCTGGGTTCTGGGCCCCTGCCAAAACCCCTCTTCAGCTATTCCAGGGTCAGAGAAGCATCTGCATAAGGTACACTCGTCTTGGCCAGCTTAGTTTCACATTGGCACGTATGGCTCCATCCAGTATAACTTTTTCCCAAGACAATGTGGATTTTTATGGGAACCTTGTGGTTTTAAGCGTTGGCTTGACTTTTAAATAACTAGtgtagggagaagaaagaaaataaaccactATAATTACTAAATTAGTATTCcgtgctttttaaaaactcaaggcAACACCTGAAAATATTACACTGGGATCACGTACTTCTGaagttgtgatggttaattttatgtgtcaatttccCTGGGCCAGGGTGTCCAAACAGTTGGTGAAACATTACTGTAGatatttctgtgaaggtgttttttggaggagattaacatttaaaccaATGGAGTTTCAGTAAAGCTCATTATTCTTCATGTGGGTGGGCCCCATCAAACTAGTTGAAGGCCCTAATAGAAAAAGACCAACCTTCCCTGGAAGAGGAAATTCTGTCAGCAGACAAGTCCGGACTGGAACCGCAACTCTTCTTGGTTCTGCCGCCTTCAGCACTACCCCATCAGATTTTGGACCTGTCAAACCTCCACAAtcccatgagccaattccttaaaataaatctccgCAAACACATCCTGCTgattgtttctctggagaaccccaatACAGAAACTAAACTTGTCTGGCCTCCACCACTCAATAAACTTACATTCTAAGAGCCAGCCTATTGAAGCTTTTTATGGGGATGGGACAATCCATGCTCTTCCCCCAAAACAGGAAAGGGAGGTGTTGTCTCATTCTTGTATAACCCTCAAATACTTTAGCTCAAGAAGACAAatttaataaatcaaatattttctacctaGACTCTGCTGTCCAATACCAAGTTATTCTTGACGTATTGTAAATCAGAAATTATTACTCATCTAGGAATTgccagaaattaaaatgtttttatatagcTCATTGAATCCCAAGGCAATACAAAGGAAGCTCTATCCCCATCTCCTCCAAGAAAACTGAGACAgttaaatttgtaatttaatgGCAGAGATTTGAACCAAGAActcaaaatcattttatgaacCCTAAACTCTTAGTCTTGCTTCTACTGTTCCCAAAAGGAAGCCTTAATGTTCCATAGAAAAACTCTCTAAACAAAGGATGAATCTGATTCGACAATGACACCCGAATATAGGGAATAGCTGGACGAAGACATATAGATTAAATTGCATTCGTATTGAAGTAGTTGTCAGGTGGTTACTGAAGAGTCTAAAGATAGGCTCTACtgcacagagaaaaattaaaaaaacttaagGTCTCAGCAAACTAGTAGTTTAACACTAGGGGCATAAGGAAACTTAATGTTATGGTGAGGACTGACCTAGGCAGCTGTTTGGTTCCAGGGAGGGATGTCGAACCACCCAGAACAATTTTTCAAGAATCCAGAAATACAGACTTTTATGTGAATATTCTGGTTCTTAGATATTGATTTAAAAACAGTACAGCACCCTCTCTCACCAAAAGTCTGGGGCCAAACAGACCACCAGTTTACCACCTGTTTTCCAATATTCTTCTAACACTAACTGTATTCCAAAAATGACCAAACTGGGATTAAAATATTCAGTAGCTACTCAGTTTTTCCCTGCCCTAATACAAAACCCTAGAAACTAAGTCATTCTATTTTAAGTGGCAAGAGGCATTTCACTACTCATAATGTAGATTTCACTCACTGATACAATTACTAATTAGAGCCAATCTCTTAACCTATTTCTACTAGTCAAAGCTCCACAATAAATTGGGAATATTTCCTACATTCCACCCTACATGCTATTACATTTCATTTCGAATATTCTACTTTTATTCAGTCTAAACAAGACATAGTAGTCATTAGCAAATTTATCAAAGCAAAAATTTCAGATTTAGCTTACAGGTctagaggaaaataaatgaagctCTTCAACTTCAATCTGTATATACTATtggttttcctcatgattaactAATTATCATTCATGGAGAAAAACGATTTTACTCCTTCAAAGTAAAGGGGAAGACTAAAAGTatacttttttcctcccttaaaagaaaaaacgaTTACAGGACAACCAAAAtcacatttgcatttctcttttgtaaCACATTACCAACTAGGTCCTGATTTACgaatgaaaaactaaacaaaatctcAGAATATAAAACCAAGAAACAAGCTAAACTGCATACATAATTTGATCAAGAAACTAACACTGGAATATTACcctgacaaaaaagaaagcacatgcTCAATGATCACATTCCATATTTCAGAGGAGAGGCATTGAGGATTCATGCAGTAAGTTTATTTACAAACATATTTAGTATGCTGAGTTCAAGAGTTTGATTCATTTTTCACAGAGACTGCACCTCTTAAAATGCTTCTCTTCATATCTgtgaataaaaacacaaaaaattaatggTATTAAAAACATCCCATTCACTTAACAGAAATCACGTAGTTTCATTAAGGTACTGTCTGTCCATCAATTTATGACTGGTACATCAGAAAGCGTTTACAGTATCATGACTTAGTCATACTGATTTGCTTCATCACATGCACCAGAATCTTTCCGGATTAACGGCTTGGAAAAATCATTTCCCTTCTAAACCATAACAAagtctttcttttccaaagtatACTTCGGAATTTATTCCGATCAACCCACAGCTTTCTACAGTGTTGCTTTGAGAAAAATTCTGATTATCATTGAGCTAAATAAGTCTTTTCTACTCAGGCAGGGAATCAGCTCAGCTCCCAGGATACAAGACTCCTGTGGGCACATGCTAACATGTATCGCCCTAAAGATAGACTAACATTAATCAGTCTACTAGAACTTTACCTGGTTAAGAGTGTGAGCTCTGGAACAAGACTGGGTAAAAATCCTGGTCCACCATCACTAGCTATGGGACATTGGGCAACTTAACGTCTTTGTGTCTCAGACCAGGTTTAATATCATCCACTTCACAGGCTTGTGAGGGAACCACGTGAGATTAGTAATGTAAAGAGTGCCTGACAAACAGTAGTACTCAATCAACACTGGCTTTCAGGCAAAGAAACATTTGTTTATAGGTCTATCAACCTATCTCCACCAACATCACATCTACACTTAACTTTAGGAATTAGCccaacacacaaaaatgtatttatgttgggggggagggggcggcggtgCAGGGgcaagaagggaggaagaaagggaaagcatAGCTTTGGGAAGATTAGAAATCCATTAATTACCTGTTTCATGGATTAACTAAAACATCCTTATTTCTTAAGCAGTTGGTGTCTTACTATAAAGAAAGGTGCAGCAAATCCAGATCCAAAGTACAGAGTCATCACAGCTAGTAACCGCCACTTGTTTTCCACTGAAAATGGCACATTCtgttaggaaaaaaacagaacgAGCCACAAAAACAGAACTTCAAGTCATCTGATTTTACAGATCAAAAATAAGTACACAAAGAATGCTAAATAATTCTTTTACATAATTAGGTTATATATGCCACACATCATAGCACCTTTTTAAACACTATTACCTTTCAAATCCTATGACCTTCATCAGACATAAAATTAGAAGGTAAAACATATCTAGTTTTACCGAGCACCAAGCAGAGGTCTTAAGGACTCAGgtgtaaaatagaaattttagaaatttagaaaatcgAAAAAATGGACTCTCCAAAGCAGTTATTTTAGATACAGAAAGCATGTTCTAGTTCACTATTCGTTAGAAACTAGCCGCCTACTACAGGCGCGCGGCAACGTTAACTGCACCAGAGTTGCACTTGTGCAGAACCAAGCAGCCCGACCCTGTGCCTCATAACCAGGCCTCGCGTGACCTCCGAGGGTGTTACTGCGGACCACCCTATTGACGGCATTTATACTTGAGGCTAAACCCAACCTCAACCAAGGAGGGTTAATACTTCTAGTTTAGTCAACCGGTTAGGTAAGACTGGACCCACAACCACAGGCCCTCATATCCTCATTAGTTTCCCCTGACCTTCACTCCGAGTCGGGTGACCTCTAGCTCGGCGTGAAGCCGCAATACCTGCAGCCATGCTCTCCAGGGCCTTCCTGAGCCTGGAGGGCGGCGGAAGGAAGAGCGAGGGCGAGGCAAGGCCTCCGGTTCTACCTAGTCAACCTTTCCGCGGGGACGGCGCGCAGCCCGGGGCCTGAGCTGCCCCCGTTCCCCGGCGGCAGGGGAGTGCTCGGCGGCGTCCCTGCTCACACTCGCCGCTTACCACCTCCCTCTCCACGGCCCGCCGCGGCCTCGGAGCTGAGCGAGCCGCACCAAGTGGCCCTTCCCCTCCAAAGCCGGGCCCTGACACACTAACCTTCCCTGGGCCCTCCTCATAGTGGCTCCTACGGACCACAGAAGTTGTGAACCTCCGGATGCTGTGTCCCAACATAACGCGGTCGGAAGCTCTGCGACAGGCGCAGAGACCAAAGGCAGAAGAAATGGCGGCACCAGCCCAAACCCTCCTTTTCTCACGACCTTGTTCCCGGGAGTGCAAGAACCGAAAGGGAAGATGGGAAATGGGACAGAGCTCTCGGAAAACGCGACAAAGCAGCTGCCTCCGAGGATTGTGGGAATTGTAGTTCAGAACATAGCGGCAGCTTGTAGGCGCTGAAGGATTGTGGGAACTGTAGTCTGACGCCACGCTTCTGGAGGACCACACCAACGTCGTTTCTTACTAACAGTGATTCATTCAGGCTTGAATTCTTGTCAGGATTCTTGGGGCCCGTATGCAGAACGGTTTTGCTGAATTCAGTGAAGCAGTCTCACCACGTGTGCTCTAGTTATGGAACAGGAAGATCaacctctcccttttctttttttgtaactaTATTCCAGTTGCCTGCGATTTGGCAGTAACTTTGCGAGCGCTGAGAGAGATGTCTGCTGTGATCTTATCTGAGGAGATGAAGCGTAAACACAAGTAACCAAACAATATGCGGGACAAAGCGTGTCAGAGAGAAAACTGAGCTGAAGTGCTAAGGGAGGAATTCCTGAAGATAGAGGGAACTGAACAGAAttagagacagaaggcagagaaaacTCAAGGCCAGTCTGAGTGCGGCATGTTCAGAGCGTGGAAAAGACAAGCAGCCTCTGATATCTGGCGCTAGCCTGGACCAGGAATTGGTGTTCTCCTGCTGAATGTAAACATTTTCACAGAACATCAACATCAGACAAAATTACCCTGTGTCAGTGATGGATCAAGAAAAGAGTAAGATCACTCTATTATCATATCTGAACATAGCCAAAACATGAACATTGTCCGATTCACAAAAATGACCAAACACCGTCGTATCCAGTCTAATATGATGACTTCTGCTCCTTTACCAGTTACAACCTTAACCTTGGACTAGTCTTTCTTCCTCCTAAGTAAGAGAGCCAAAGTCAAACTGAGACAGACATCTCGGTGGGCTTGGTGCAGCCCTACGTTAAATAAGTCTGTACATAAAGGAAGCCATGTCTACCTGAAGTCGGCCACACCTTCTGTGACATGGAGCAAGTCAGAGGCTCGTGCATGCCTGCTACAACCCGCTGGGCAGAGGGGCCACAAACTGAACGCAGCTCCAGAACCAATTAGCCAACTGATCACATGCCCCGAGGTCCAATCCCCAGCTGCAGGGACCACTTCCCCCGTCCAGAACCCCTGAAAGAAACCCCCTTGACTCAGCTCAAGACTGCTCTGGCTGGTTTCCAAGACAGCCCAGGCTCTCTACAGCCTATCCCTTTCCCTTTCCTAAGTCTTGCTTAAGTGCTTAATAAAAGTAGTTTGTACTTTATTCTGTGTCTCTCACTTGAATTCTTTCCGGAGGATGCCCAAGGACCCACTTTCACAGTCCTGGGGCTCTGGCTAGGGTACCTGGCCTGgtaacaaaataaacccaaatccTGTAATAAGCCCTAACACCCTGCTGAGATGCCCAGGGTTCCTCATGGT
The nucleotide sequence above comes from Equus przewalskii isolate Varuska chromosome 13, EquPr2, whole genome shotgun sequence. Encoded proteins:
- the COX7C gene encoding cytochrome c oxidase subunit 7C, mitochondrial; translation: MLGHSIRRFTTSVVRRSHYEEGPGKNVPFSVENKWRLLAVMTLYFGSGFAAPFFIVRHQLLKK